Proteins co-encoded in one Octopus sinensis linkage group LG6, ASM634580v1, whole genome shotgun sequence genomic window:
- the LOC115213061 gene encoding coiled-coil domain-containing protein 12, producing MSEVGELQQAALKRKARLQEMKAKRLCQTEDSSENQQTKDSKTDEKLPKPLFRSYQPIDEALLENQLPKAKPGKVEDNIKEQLAAANLKASVEDVDLFNLAPRKPDWDLKRDISKRLAKLERRTQRAIALLIRDRLKGNSQDLVTAMNATDSLAKGDEEDADND from the exons ATGTCTGAAGTGGGAGAGTTACAACAAGCAGCTTTGAAGAGAAAAGCTCGCTTGCAGGAGATGAAAGCGAAAAGACTTTGTCAAACAGAAGATTCATCAGAGAACCAGCAAACGAAAGATAGCAAAACAGACGAAAAACTTCCTAA ACCTTTATTTCGAAGTTATCAACCAATTGATGAAGCATTACTGGAAAACCAGTTGCCTAAGGCCAAACCAGGAAAAG TTGAAGATAATATTAAAGAGCAATTAGCTGCTGCAAATTTGAAGGCATCTGTTGAAGATGTG GATCTATTTAATCTTGCTCCTCGCAAACCTGATTGGGATCTAAAAAGAGATATATCCAAAAGATTGGCAAAACTGGAGCGTCGCACTCAAAGGGCTATTGCTCTCTTAATAC GGGATCGTCTGAAAGGAAATAGTCAAGATCTAGTAACTGCTATGAATGCAACTGATTCTTTAGCTAAAGGTGATGAAGAGGATGCTGACAATGATTGA